A stretch of the Candidatus Aquicultor sp. genome encodes the following:
- a CDS encoding class I SAM-dependent methyltransferase, producing MTRPRVPLLIQDMDPKPIAEAYAKLTGRAPFSIAARKALRLSSDEGNVLDVACGPGYFLAQLAKLAPHKEIHGLDISPNMLSLAKDTLQKRNLDAKVQLHLGSAFDLPFEDNSLDLVTNSNFLHQIDDPSQFLYEMVRVLKPGGTGIIFDFTRDVPSWVRSLAYLHTRYTLWKQIPLDGMGRVIDACFTIEEIEGYLEKIPSIKWKIERPLMMVITTIWKEPI from the coding sequence ATGACTCGGCCTCGCGTTCCCTTGTTAATCCAGGATATGGACCCTAAGCCTATCGCAGAAGCCTATGCTAAGCTTACGGGCAGGGCACCCTTTAGTATCGCCGCTAGGAAAGCGCTGCGATTAAGCAGCGACGAGGGCAATGTGCTAGATGTTGCTTGTGGTCCTGGCTATTTTCTTGCTCAGCTGGCCAAGCTTGCCCCGCATAAAGAGATTCATGGTCTCGATATCTCTCCCAATATGCTTAGCTTAGCTAAGGACACGCTCCAGAAGCGCAACCTCGATGCGAAGGTGCAGCTTCACCTAGGATCGGCTTTTGACCTTCCTTTCGAGGATAACTCCCTTGACCTTGTAACTAATTCTAATTTTCTTCACCAGATCGATGATCCATCGCAATTTCTCTACGAGATGGTGCGAGTTCTTAAACCTGGCGGCACAGGCATTATCTTTGACTTCACAAGAGATGTTCCCTCGTGGGTGAGGAGTTTGGCGTATCTCCATACCAGATACACACTCTGGAAACAAATTCCCTTGGATGGCATGGGCAGAGTTATCGATGCCTGCTTTACAATTGAGGAAATTGAGGGGTATTTGGAAAAGATACCATCTATTAAGTGGAAGATTGAGCGCCCTTTAATGATGGTTATTACTACGATTTGGAAGGAACCTATCTAA
- a CDS encoding YdeI/OmpD-associated family protein → MSNREYSRLKRPVYSAPDFVNQALTERGLMEAYKSRPPYQQNDYIGWIIRAKREETQRKRLSQMLDELKEDDRYMNMVYRPKKANP, encoded by the coding sequence ATGAGTAACCGGGAGTATTCACGGCTTAAAAGACCAGTTTATTCGGCGCCTGATTTCGTAAACCAGGCGCTTACTGAGCGTGGTTTAATGGAGGCTTACAAGTCTCGTCCACCTTATCAACAGAACGATTACATTGGATGGATCATACGTGCCAAGCGCGAGGAAACGCAACGCAAACGACTTTCCCAGATGCTTGATGAGCTTAAAGAAGACGATCGGTATATGAACATGGTTTATAGACCAAAAAAGGCGAATCCTTAA
- a CDS encoding copper-translocating P-type ATPase codes for MNTHKHDHNEKQAHNHDSEAEQSHEQHGVEEAHNHVHQGDRKHGAAGEGAGHAGHEIVAPAWQSEYGFETEHVAHGPEMVKQLRNAFIVTAILTAIIVITSPIGTTILRRSVPVPIDLNLFHFILATPAVFYGGWFFFTGAWHALKHRTTNMAVLVSVAVLAAYLYSVAATFIFRAPTFYEAATMLLTFVLLGHWLEMAARGRTSEAIQSLLSLVPATANLVSDGEIKEVPVADVKQGDVLLVRPGEKVPVDGVIVDGESSIDQSAITGESIPVPKGVGDEAIGGTINQEGAFRMLAMKVGEDTTLSQIVNMVTAAQRTRAPVQRVIDRVAAYLVPVALGGGLLAFLVWLAFTNQGFLFALTAGISTVVIACPDALALATPIAIVVGTGAGARKGILTKNALAFERAARINTVLFDKTGTLTVGHPEVLDIVTAGPLSRDELLRLVAGLELGSEHAIAKSIIEAARARGIIDLPQVSNYRAVPGRGAVGTIEGRKVMVGNASLMNSESVDVREISQLADKQKGNRQTLIYVAIDDVIQGVIGLADRIRPESKQAVRQLRDMSIDVAMITGDNRATADEVAGELGITTVFAEVLPAQKAEKVRELQGRGKLVAMVGDGINDAPALAQADLGIAIGAGTDVAIETGSIVLVKNDPRDVVRAIRLGRLVMGKIRQNIAWAIGYNAIALPVAAGMFYPSTGLLLSPQVAALAMSASTITVTLNSLYLGRQARII; via the coding sequence GTGAATACTCACAAGCATGACCATAATGAAAAGCAAGCGCACAATCATGACAGCGAGGCCGAACAAAGCCATGAACAACATGGTGTTGAAGAAGCACATAATCATGTACACCAAGGTGATAGAAAGCATGGAGCAGCCGGTGAAGGTGCCGGGCACGCTGGGCATGAAATAGTTGCACCCGCATGGCAATCGGAGTACGGTTTTGAAACCGAGCATGTTGCTCACGGCCCTGAAATGGTAAAACAGCTCCGCAATGCTTTCATCGTAACCGCCATTCTAACGGCGATTATCGTTATTACGTCGCCGATCGGCACAACGATTCTCAGGCGCAGCGTGCCGGTGCCCATCGACCTCAACCTGTTTCACTTCATTCTCGCCACACCCGCCGTTTTTTACGGGGGTTGGTTTTTCTTCACCGGTGCCTGGCATGCTTTGAAACACCGCACAACCAATATGGCAGTTCTGGTCTCGGTTGCCGTTCTGGCTGCCTATCTCTACAGCGTCGCGGCAACTTTTATTTTCAGAGCTCCCACCTTTTACGAAGCGGCAACGATGCTGCTCACCTTCGTGTTGCTCGGGCACTGGCTTGAGATGGCGGCTCGCGGGCGCACCAGCGAAGCTATCCAATCGCTTCTAAGTCTCGTTCCCGCCACTGCAAACCTCGTCAGCGACGGCGAAATCAAAGAGGTGCCGGTCGCAGACGTTAAGCAAGGCGATGTTCTCCTTGTTCGACCCGGCGAAAAGGTGCCGGTCGACGGTGTGATCGTCGACGGTGAATCGTCGATCGACCAATCCGCGATCACCGGTGAGTCGATACCTGTTCCCAAAGGTGTAGGGGATGAAGCAATCGGCGGCACAATTAACCAGGAAGGCGCGTTTCGGATGCTCGCCATGAAAGTCGGCGAGGACACGACGCTCAGCCAAATCGTTAACATGGTAACGGCGGCGCAGCGGACGCGCGCCCCGGTGCAGCGCGTCATCGACCGGGTGGCGGCCTACCTCGTACCGGTAGCGCTCGGCGGCGGCTTACTCGCGTTTCTTGTGTGGCTCGCATTTACTAACCAGGGGTTTTTGTTTGCGCTGACCGCCGGTATCTCGACGGTTGTTATTGCGTGCCCGGATGCGCTGGCGCTTGCCACGCCGATAGCGATTGTGGTCGGCACCGGTGCCGGCGCGCGAAAGGGTATTCTCACAAAGAACGCGCTTGCCTTCGAGCGGGCCGCCCGTATCAACACCGTGCTATTTGATAAAACAGGTACGCTCACGGTTGGACACCCTGAAGTGCTGGATATCGTAACTGCCGGTCCGCTCTCGCGAGACGAATTACTTCGCCTGGTCGCCGGGCTCGAACTTGGCTCCGAGCACGCCATCGCAAAGTCGATAATCGAGGCGGCGCGCGCAAGGGGAATTATTGATTTGCCGCAGGTTTCCAACTATAGGGCTGTGCCCGGTCGCGGTGCCGTCGGCACCATCGAAGGTCGCAAGGTCATGGTGGGAAACGCCAGCCTCATGAACTCTGAATCGGTCGACGTGCGTGAGATATCACAGCTGGCGGATAAGCAAAAAGGCAACCGCCAGACACTTATCTACGTCGCGATAGATGATGTCATACAGGGCGTCATCGGGCTTGCCGACCGCATACGGCCCGAATCAAAGCAAGCGGTCCGGCAGCTTCGCGATATGAGTATTGATGTCGCCATGATCACCGGGGATAACCGTGCTACCGCCGACGAGGTCGCCGGCGAGCTCGGTATTACTACCGTGTTCGCTGAAGTTCTGCCGGCTCAGAAAGCCGAAAAGGTACGGGAACTGCAAGGACGCGGCAAACTCGTTGCCATGGTCGGCGACGGTATCAACGATGCGCCAGCGCTCGCACAAGCCGACCTCGGGATTGCTATTGGGGCGGGCACCGATGTTGCAATCGAAACAGGCTCAATCGTACTCGTCAAAAACGACCCGCGCGATGTTGTGCGGGCTATTCGCCTCGGCAGGCTCGTCATGGGCAAGATCAGGCAGAATATCGCCTGGGCTATCGGTTACAACGCCATTGCTTTACCTGTTGCCGCAGGTATGTTTTATCCCTCGACGGGATTACTTCTCAGCCCACAAGTCGCAGCCCTAGCAATGTCAGCCAGCACAATAACAGTAACCTTGAACTCGCTATATTTAGGCAGACAAGCACGAATAATTTAA
- a CDS encoding radical SAM protein → MCTNTCTFCSQQKPWRQSWRARDAESVIAELRMLRERFGVDTVEVADEYPTLDRDRWAYILKRLVKEDLNIELLVETRANDIVRDRGILDRYQPH, encoded by the coding sequence GTGTGTACGAATACCTGCACGTTTTGCTCCCAGCAAAAGCCGTGGAGACAATCGTGGCGTGCACGAGACGCCGAATCGGTAATCGCCGAACTGAGGATGCTCCGCGAGCGCTTCGGGGTGGATACTGTCGAGGTGGCCGATGAGTATCCTACACTCGATCGAGACCGCTGGGCATACATTCTTAAACGCCTTGTTAAAGAAGATCTTAATATCGAGCTTTTGGTTGAAACCAGAGCCAATGACATTGTGCGCGACCGGGGCATTCTTGATAGATATCAACCTCATTAA
- a CDS encoding cobalamin B12-binding domain-containing protein produces the protein MPTKLRKVLLITPPYHCGMVESVGVWMPLGLASLAGSLKNAGFDVEIYDAMSRFDTIDQVKEHIAEAQPDVVATTAYTATVNTAIEVLRLSKQVMPGVVTVIGGSIRRLWLAKFSAMG, from the coding sequence TTGCCTACGAAACTACGCAAGGTTCTTCTCATTACGCCGCCATACCACTGCGGCATGGTTGAGTCGGTAGGCGTCTGGATGCCGCTTGGTCTGGCCTCCCTGGCCGGATCACTTAAGAACGCGGGGTTTGACGTTGAGATATATGATGCCATGTCGCGCTTTGACACGATTGATCAGGTAAAAGAGCACATAGCTGAAGCGCAGCCGGATGTTGTTGCGACAACGGCCTATACCGCCACAGTTAATACGGCAATAGAGGTGCTGAGGTTATCGAAGCAAGTTATGCCCGGTGTTGTAACGGTTATCGGCGGGTCCATCCGACGTTTATGGCTCGCGAAGTTCTCCGCGATGGGGTAG
- a CDS encoding YetF domain-containing protein: MGPLVSAIPFVQIFTRTAVIYFVVLIGLRLTGKREIGQFTPFDLVLVLLIANAVQNAMVGPDTSLSGGIVAALTLLGINYLVSAIADRSRILQELTVGKPTLLIHDGKVIESNLTREKITYDELEAALREHGINKISDVQGAVLEVDGSISVVPKVLQVTQTKKRIKYIRRH, from the coding sequence ATGGGGCCCTTGGTATCGGCGATACCGTTTGTGCAGATATTTACCCGTACCGCGGTCATCTATTTCGTGGTTCTGATCGGGTTGCGCTTGACCGGCAAGCGTGAAATTGGGCAGTTTACCCCATTTGATCTCGTCCTTGTGCTTCTTATCGCTAATGCCGTGCAAAATGCGATGGTGGGGCCCGACACATCGCTGTCCGGGGGCATAGTCGCCGCACTTACGCTTCTCGGCATCAATTATCTTGTCTCAGCTATAGCCGACCGCAGCCGTATTTTGCAGGAGCTTACCGTTGGAAAACCGACCCTGTTAATTCACGATGGCAAGGTAATCGAATCGAATTTAACCAGAGAGAAAATAACCTACGACGAACTCGAGGCTGCGCTTCGCGAGCACGGCATCAATAAAATATCGGACGTGCAGGGCGCAGTTCTTGAAGTCGATGGGTCGATCAGCGTCGTTCCTAAGGTATTGCAGGTTACCCAGACAAAAAAGAGGATAAAATATATACGGCGCCACTAG
- a CDS encoding polysaccharide deacetylase family protein — translation MVKDKNKQRNRRITIASVIITVLVLAVLVAAYIGPSGAISVKNVRTLIMGTTSPGGHKEQSKPNHAAKQETENIPTYEETPIVASENLDPIIEESSTIETTTITPPANTSKPDTQPGASSSTGAQSRSIPGYIPVLMYHCVNDKTNFINTTEYNLTVDTGSFMQELDWLQSRGFTIVSLNDAYSGLIEGKKLSPNPIVLTFDDGSADSYTVVYPILKQRGASGTFFVLPERVDRGRGLTWPQVIEMANNGMQIESHTMKHSDLVTLPLDKVTYELQQSKAEIEKKTGYPVNFLAYPFGDYNVQVMDAVRAAGYKAAFTTRQGLWLPSDFLLKLKRVRVSRGESIELFEAMLPASKHTAKPLTTPGNSSR, via the coding sequence ATGGTTAAGGACAAGAATAAGCAAAGAAACAGGCGGATTACGATTGCAAGTGTTATCATCACTGTTCTCGTATTGGCTGTGTTAGTGGCTGCCTATATTGGCCCAAGTGGAGCCATAAGCGTAAAAAACGTGCGAACCTTGATCATGGGCACAACAAGCCCCGGCGGGCACAAAGAACAAAGCAAGCCGAACCATGCCGCAAAACAAGAAACCGAGAACATCCCGACCTATGAAGAAACACCGATTGTAGCTTCGGAAAACCTCGACCCGATCATTGAGGAATCAAGCACTATCGAAACGACCACCATTACGCCGCCTGCGAATACGTCAAAGCCAGACACCCAACCGGGCGCATCTAGTTCTACTGGCGCGCAATCACGAAGCATACCGGGCTATATTCCGGTGCTCATGTATCACTGCGTTAACGATAAAACCAATTTTATAAACACCACCGAATATAATCTTACCGTCGACACGGGATCGTTCATGCAAGAGCTGGACTGGTTACAATCCCGCGGTTTTACCATTGTGAGCCTTAATGATGCGTATAGCGGGTTGATTGAAGGAAAAAAACTGTCGCCGAACCCTATCGTTTTGACGTTCGATGACGGATCGGCTGATTCATATACGGTTGTCTATCCAATCTTGAAACAACGCGGTGCGAGCGGCACGTTCTTTGTTCTTCCCGAGCGCGTGGACCGCGGTCGCGGTCTTACCTGGCCGCAGGTAATTGAAATGGCTAACAACGGCATGCAGATTGAATCGCATACTATGAAGCACTCCGACCTTGTTACGCTCCCATTGGATAAAGTTACGTACGAACTGCAACAATCAAAGGCTGAGATTGAGAAGAAAACCGGCTATCCGGTAAATTTCCTTGCGTATCCATTTGGCGATTACAACGTCCAGGTCATGGACGCTGTACGAGCCGCCGGTTATAAAGCCGCGTTTACAACCAGACAAGGTCTGTGGCTTCCCAGTGACTTCCTCCTAAAGCTAAAACGGGTTCGAGTGTCTCGCGGCGAGTCCATCGAATTGTTCGAGGCGATGCTCCCAGCAAGCAAGCACACAGCAAAACCGTTAACAACACCCGGCAATAGTTCACGCTAA
- a CDS encoding AarF/ABC1/UbiB kinase family protein, whose protein sequence is MAGILPHVGLRLVLSRQYRNRYRQIASALIRNGFGFLVAELGLTRFSPIRISIFGPRKEPEQLNPAVRLRLLIEDLGTTFIKMGQVLSTRVDLLPPEYTSELEKLLDQVPPAGTNLIKQEIERELEKPLDAIFAYFDPVPLASASIGQVHAAILISGEHVVVKVKRPGVQEQVAVDVDIIMQLARVASRRLAIGKNYDFVGIAREFTQTLLHELDYIQEGRNAERFSEEFKNDDRVRIPRIYWDYTTDGVITLERLAGLRINNVEALVRAGIDPVLVAHRSAEILLKQVFDHGYFHADPHPANFYVMEDSVIAIVDFGMVGYVDQETKGGLVELFIAISQQNPDGIINAYSDLGIIGRVERVTELRSDISILLAQYYGLSIDEIDIKRILNDVTSLVRLHNLRMPANLALLVKTIVMEESLVVQLDPNFNFAEATRPFARKLWEETYSPYALAKRALRSFVELVDISTRGTQQVRRVLGQVSRGEFSIVTNQPRLDEELAIVSKIVNRLIAGIIGAALLIFSGFFLVFIRFGRNPGRRDGE, encoded by the coding sequence GTGGCAGGAATACTCCCACACGTCGGTTTGCGCCTCGTGCTATCGCGCCAATACAGAAATCGCTATCGACAGATTGCGAGCGCTCTCATACGGAACGGATTTGGGTTTCTTGTTGCCGAGCTTGGCCTCACAAGGTTCTCGCCGATTCGAATAAGCATTTTCGGCCCACGGAAGGAACCCGAACAACTGAACCCGGCCGTGCGCCTTCGCCTGCTTATTGAAGACCTCGGCACAACCTTTATTAAGATGGGTCAAGTATTGAGCACTCGTGTTGACCTGTTGCCGCCCGAGTATACGTCCGAGCTCGAGAAACTTCTAGATCAAGTGCCGCCCGCGGGCACCAATCTTATTAAGCAGGAAATTGAACGTGAGCTAGAAAAGCCTCTGGATGCCATATTTGCGTATTTCGACCCAGTACCGCTTGCGAGCGCCTCGATCGGCCAGGTGCATGCCGCGATACTTATTTCCGGTGAGCATGTGGTTGTAAAGGTAAAACGCCCCGGGGTTCAGGAGCAAGTGGCGGTCGATGTCGACATCATAATGCAGCTCGCGCGCGTTGCAAGCAGGCGGTTGGCTATCGGGAAAAACTATGATTTTGTCGGTATCGCGCGCGAGTTCACGCAAACGCTCCTTCACGAGCTCGATTATATTCAAGAGGGCAGAAACGCAGAGCGTTTCAGCGAAGAATTTAAAAACGATGATCGCGTGCGTATCCCCCGCATTTACTGGGATTACACTACCGACGGCGTTATAACCCTTGAACGTCTCGCGGGACTTCGTATCAATAATGTTGAGGCGCTTGTGCGCGCCGGGATCGACCCGGTGCTCGTCGCGCACCGCAGTGCCGAAATATTGCTAAAACAGGTATTTGACCACGGGTATTTCCACGCAGACCCGCATCCTGCAAACTTTTACGTCATGGAAGACAGTGTTATCGCCATCGTTGATTTTGGGATGGTCGGCTACGTCGACCAGGAAACCAAAGGCGGCCTCGTCGAGCTCTTTATCGCAATCTCGCAGCAAAACCCCGATGGTATTATTAACGCGTATTCTGATCTGGGGATTATCGGACGGGTCGAACGTGTTACCGAGCTCAGAAGCGATATAAGTATACTGCTCGCCCAGTATTACGGGCTTTCTATTGATGAGATCGATATCAAGAGAATCCTCAATGATGTCACATCGCTGGTTCGCCTCCACAACTTGCGTATGCCTGCCAATCTTGCGCTTCTGGTTAAAACGATTGTTATGGAGGAGAGTCTCGTCGTTCAGCTCGACCCGAACTTTAATTTCGCCGAGGCCACCAGGCCGTTTGCACGAAAACTGTGGGAAGAAACCTACTCGCCTTATGCCTTAGCTAAACGGGCGCTGCGCTCATTCGTTGAATTGGTGGATATCAGCACGCGCGGAACGCAACAGGTGAGGCGGGTTTTAGGGCAAGTCTCGCGCGGTGAGTTTTCGATCGTTACCAACCAGCCGAGGCTTGATGAAGAGCTAGCTATAGTTAGCAAGATTGTAAATCGCCTCATCGCAGGTATCATCGGGGCTGCATTACTCATCTTCAGCGGGTTCTTTCTGGTATTTATTCGTTTCGGGAGAAACCCTGGTCGCCGCGATGGAGAATAA
- a CDS encoding ISNCY family transposase — MLRIEATVQMNLCEALLPKQVFELNEELANVDALLDDEAITAAFAQGFAQAKGRPTVPAQMYLRLMYLKFRYSLGYEALVKEVSDSLMWRTFCRIGLDGAVPEATTLIKLTHKYGDTTIEALNEALVNRAVKDKVVRGRKLRVDTTAVESDIDYPTDAGLLAKGVAAITREVKKLDAQDVAGGQFHNRTRSVKYRLLEIAKYARKRSGDALSEVRAITRKIMKTAESVVTEVEEILERITTDSQQHRKLDSVLAVTKKVIEQTRKVEEAQPVKDRIVSLVDEDARPIPRGKRAIEFGYKALLTETEERIIIDYECLIGNPNDETLLEDTLIRSKEKLGRAPRSVATDRGFASSANDSMCAELGIKRISMPRKGRLSKKRKSYQKQSWFKRLQRFRAGGEATISLLKRKYGLKRTRLRGHTGAKIWVGWSILTHNLRRLSVLTG, encoded by the coding sequence ATGTTAAGGATAGAGGCTACTGTGCAGATGAATCTGTGTGAGGCGCTGCTTCCCAAGCAGGTATTTGAACTTAACGAGGAGCTTGCAAATGTTGATGCACTGCTTGATGATGAGGCCATCACGGCCGCATTTGCACAGGGGTTTGCTCAAGCCAAAGGCCGCCCCACGGTCCCCGCGCAAATGTATCTTCGCCTGATGTATTTGAAGTTTCGCTATTCCCTCGGCTATGAGGCTCTGGTAAAAGAGGTCTCTGATTCCCTGATGTGGAGAACGTTCTGCCGCATCGGCCTCGATGGGGCGGTGCCTGAGGCCACCACGCTTATCAAGCTCACGCACAAATACGGGGATACAACTATTGAGGCGCTCAACGAAGCCCTCGTTAATCGGGCAGTTAAAGACAAGGTTGTCAGAGGTCGCAAGCTGCGCGTTGACACCACCGCGGTGGAGTCCGATATCGACTACCCCACCGATGCGGGGCTTCTCGCCAAGGGGGTAGCGGCAATAACAAGAGAAGTTAAGAAGCTTGACGCACAGGACGTTGCAGGGGGCCAGTTTCATAACAGAACCCGCTCGGTTAAATACCGCCTCCTTGAGATCGCCAAGTATGCAAGAAAACGCAGTGGCGATGCGCTCTCCGAGGTACGAGCAATTACCAGAAAGATAATGAAAACGGCTGAGAGTGTAGTGACCGAGGTAGAAGAGATCCTTGAGCGCATTACGACCGACAGCCAGCAGCACAGGAAGCTTGACAGCGTCCTTGCTGTAACAAAGAAGGTTATTGAGCAGACCAGAAAAGTAGAAGAGGCACAGCCTGTCAAAGATCGCATAGTCTCCCTGGTGGATGAAGACGCCCGCCCTATCCCCCGGGGCAAAAGAGCTATCGAGTTTGGCTACAAGGCACTCTTAACCGAAACCGAGGAGCGCATCATCATCGATTATGAGTGCCTAATCGGCAATCCAAACGATGAGACCCTGCTTGAAGATACGCTTATCAGATCGAAGGAAAAACTTGGCCGAGCCCCACGCTCAGTGGCAACGGACCGTGGCTTTGCAAGCAGCGCCAATGACAGTATGTGTGCCGAGCTCGGGATCAAGAGGATAAGCATGCCCAGAAAAGGAAGGCTCAGTAAGAAACGCAAAAGTTATCAGAAGCAAAGCTGGTTTAAACGGTTGCAAAGGTTTAGAGCTGGAGGTGAGGCTACCATCAGTCTGCTGAAGCGCAAATATGGCCTTAAACGGACACGCTTGAGGGGTCACACGGGGGCTAAGATATGGGTCGGGTGGAGCATCCTGACACATAATTTAAGACGGCTGTCGGTTCTGACGGGTTGA
- a CDS encoding cytochrome c: MKGLLATALALIVVGLIGLVATNLYIFQPGSRTTTATYRAPGGRGQIPMMPRGRGFRNRNFSSNGQQIFLSGTSSRDNITATGGPVWFRMHDGGCVTCHGTDGRGGTTIMMGTLTAPDIRYTTLTKAGFTDALLKRAITKGLDEKGGALDSNMPRWRMSDADLNDLIAYLKTLK, from the coding sequence ATGAAAGGTCTGCTTGCTACAGCGCTGGCGTTGATTGTTGTCGGTTTGATCGGTCTTGTCGCCACCAACCTCTATATCTTCCAGCCCGGTTCCCGTACTACAACGGCGACATACAGAGCTCCCGGTGGGAGGGGACAAATACCGATGATGCCCCGGGGTCGTGGTTTTCGTAACCGTAATTTCTCAAGTAACGGCCAACAGATTTTCCTAAGCGGAACAAGCAGCCGTGATAACATAACCGCTACCGGCGGCCCGGTATGGTTCCGGATGCACGATGGTGGATGTGTTACCTGCCATGGAACAGACGGCCGCGGTGGAACGACCATCATGATGGGCACGCTTACCGCGCCCGACATCAGATATACGACACTAACCAAGGCAGGGTTTACCGATGCTCTCTTAAAGCGTGCGATCACAAAGGGCCTGGATGAAAAGGGCGGCGCACTTGACTCGAATATGCCGCGTTGGCGGATGTCTGATGCCGATCTCAATGATTTAATTGCGTATTTAAAAACGCTCAAATAA
- a CDS encoding SHOCT domain-containing protein: MLLLLAGIVLLIWWLVRRPGAAQPGAPGQGRQDTSSALAILDERYARGEISKEEYEGRRKILLGQ; encoded by the coding sequence ATGTTGCTACTGCTTGCTGGAATCGTACTTTTGATATGGTGGCTCGTGCGCCGGCCCGGCGCAGCTCAGCCCGGCGCGCCCGGTCAGGGCCGTCAGGACACAAGCAGCGCACTCGCAATACTTGATGAGCGTTACGCCCGCGGGGAAATCAGCAAAGAAGAGTATGAAGGGCGCAGGAAAATACTGCTCGGCCAGTAG
- a CDS encoding 4Fe-4S binding protein, with translation MKLSIDGISKKNPSLAKLLTPRILRKAVQLIVVAILMLAAWQFYDFVEYIRSGGIGPIPNRPPAAEGLLPIAAILAFKAFLAIRVIDPIHPAGLMIFIATIAIAWLFRRSLCSWICPIGTLSEYLAAFGRKTMGRNLTMPEWLDIALLAIKYAILLFILRTFILMPTAEAISFMQLPFYAVSDIKMFDLYLNLSVTGFAIITALVVGSIFIKSFWCRYLCPYGALLGILGLLSPVVLTKNNETCIDCGKCNKACPNNVNVQGKRGIVATAECIGCTSCVSVCPTKGTLTFKLLGIVPITPIVFGISVVVVFFGIIAAAQLSGHWDTNLTVDAYRTLDHMMSNAATNLAP, from the coding sequence GTGAAACTATCGATTGATGGAATTTCCAAGAAGAATCCTTCTCTTGCAAAGCTATTAACACCGAGAATACTTCGAAAAGCCGTTCAGCTCATTGTTGTGGCTATTCTTATGCTTGCCGCCTGGCAGTTTTACGATTTCGTTGAGTACATCCGCTCGGGCGGCATAGGCCCAATTCCGAACAGGCCCCCGGCAGCTGAAGGTTTGCTTCCCATAGCCGCGATTCTTGCATTTAAGGCGTTTCTCGCAATACGTGTAATCGACCCAATCCACCCCGCCGGTCTTATGATTTTCATCGCTACAATCGCTATAGCGTGGCTTTTCAGGCGGTCGCTCTGTTCGTGGATATGCCCGATCGGCACCCTTTCGGAGTATTTAGCCGCATTCGGGAGAAAAACCATGGGGCGAAACCTTACCATGCCCGAGTGGCTCGATATAGCTCTTTTAGCAATCAAATACGCCATACTGCTGTTTATCCTGCGCACCTTTATTTTGATGCCAACCGCCGAGGCGATTTCGTTTATGCAGCTACCGTTTTATGCCGTCTCGGATATTAAAATGTTTGATCTTTATCTTAACCTTAGCGTTACGGGGTTCGCGATCATTACGGCGCTCGTCGTGGGCTCGATCTTCATAAAGTCGTTTTGGTGCCGCTACCTGTGCCCGTACGGCGCGTTGCTGGGGATATTAGGTCTACTAAGCCCGGTCGTGCTGACTAAAAACAATGAAACCTGCATCGATTGCGGGAAGTGTAATAAAGCATGCCCCAACAATGTTAATGTGCAAGGCAAGCGGGGCATCGTAGCAACTGCGGAGTGCATCGGCTGCACATCGTGCGTCAGCGTGTGCCCGACCAAAGGCACGCTCACTTTTAAACTCTTAGGTATCGTTCCGATTACACCGATTGTGTTTGGGATTTCGGTAGTCGTGGTATTTTTCGGAATCATCGCCGCAGCACAACTAAGCGGGCACTGGGATACAAATCTGACTGTGGATGCCTACCGCACGCTCGACCACATGATGTCGAATGCTGCAACAAATTTAGCTCCTTAA